A stretch of Salvelinus namaycush isolate Seneca chromosome 42, SaNama_1.0, whole genome shotgun sequence DNA encodes these proteins:
- the LOC120034748 gene encoding G protein-regulated inducer of neurite outgrowth 3-like, translated as MVPQLAGVEALGNQESNANWAKEPNLNLTQGCPAPTTTPDPVLTEHTQDNLCLTTPNTTSRIQSTGHGQPVGGGVGSNTNTPFSTNGDGGKSPSEHVIGIEQQMVLTCRGGVSVTEATAEGRRDGNANLTALIPTAAAEEKEKHICKAGLSSAVTSSKVDVHTNYCREKEPGGAGAGEGCAAKPSPEPTAVQSATARVSAVAKEESLLAGDNKNATTPNQHPPQTCDPKHTSASEVLTSLTTPKQGKAEGAAVTTNKVAPPPYKSKEADNSATTQSLSHLPSPATATATATATATNPTPSERPLQASKENTPKTNSQNPPSQTEYNKTAATSQQEQTKETAVAPVNAAITITPPSSDSKENVGLRNKASSPASPGKKDLKPTPVAKTEICLDKHLQAASSESSSQKDSPSSPNEAQQSLNQQPEAQQSLNQQPEAQQGQNQQPEAQQGQNQQPAHHAAQVTDEAVQTASVSEEMQQKAHCKLYREASTMTRTPTATPTHSKQGQDVEVQAVANVCSRAVSTSPSLFPLPPPYRSTDRGAALREEAAAESLSVVYQVPLHQIHMGSSPSCPPPPNYTAGLRSGSERLTLEAGSCSSQSAGVVLHAEEAVAALHAEVARLGAKPKDLSVGEAAALCNIQQRGALPPLQPVYQINIEPCGGQNEPVAKANHHQHRGEKAVADSQSKPNAAEKPKVSNEAQTVPTQPAKPPSAKAPSPLSPTAASKTKSSDNKAAPPPSQSTSSVTKPSQASTTTSKKAEDTKPKTAVKAAKESIVKGVGGVKALLGKKKQEQLEPERKEKEDEDEEGKQKGEKSVHDVLWDEQGMTWEVYGASVDPESLGFAIQSHLQCKIKEQEKKVVTQSSLRKSISVPPVVPDSPAAVAVDDANSRKNKRRQQNVFRSMLKNVRRPKCCAHPPPTAVLE; from the coding sequence ATGGTCCCTCAGCTGGCTGGAGTGGAAGCTCTGGGAAACCAGGAGTCTAACGCCAACTGGGCTAAAGAACCTAACCTGAACCTCACCCAGGGTTGCCCTGCCCCCACCACTACCCCTGACCCTGTccttacagaacacacacaggataaCCTGTGTCTGACAACCCCCAACACAACCTCCAGGATCCAATCAACTGGCCATGGACAACCGGTTGGCGGCGGGGTGGGGTCCAACACCAATACACCTTTCTCGACCAATGGCGATGGAGGGAAATCGCCATCGGAGCATGTGATTGGAATAGAGCAGCAGATGGTATTGACATGCCGAGGAGGTGTGAGTGTAACCGAGGCGACGGCAGAGGGCCGTAGGGACGGCAACGCCAATTTGACAGCGTTAATCCCCACAGCCGCCGCCGAGGAGAAGGAGAAGCATATCTGTAAGGCCGGCCTGTCGTCCGCCGTTACATCATCAAAGGTTGACGTGCATACAAATtactgcagagagaaagagcCTGGTGGAGCAGGGGCGGGGGAGGGGTGTGCAGCCAAACCATCACCAGAGCCCACAGCAGTACAGAGTGCTACAGCCAGAGTTTCTGCAGTAGCTAAAGAGGAGTCACTACTAGCAGGGGACAACAAAAACGCAACCACACCAAATCAACATCCCCCTCAGACCTGTGATCCAAAGCATACCTCGGCCTCTGAAGTGCTGACGTCTCTGACAACTCCCAAACAAGGTAAGGCAGAGGGAGCTGCAGTGACTACAAACAAGGTTGCTCCGCCTCCTTACAAATCAAAAGAGGCTGATAATAGTGCTACAACACAGAGTCTCTCACATTTACCTAGCCCCGCCACCGCCACCGCCACCGCCACCGCCACCGCCACCAACCCTACTCCATCAGAACGTCCTCTACAGGCCTCTAAAGAAAATACGCCCAAGACAAACTCTCAGAACCCTCCTTCCCAAACGGAATATAACAAAACGGCAGCTACATCGCAGCAGGAACAGACCAAGGAGACTGCAGTAGCTCCTGTCAATGCTGCCATCACCATCACGCCTCCATCTTCAGACAGCAAGGAAAACGTAGGGCTTAGGAATAAGGCCTCAAGTCCGGCATCCCCCGGGAAGAAGGATTTAAAACCTACTCCAGTAGCAAAGACAGAGATCTGCTTAGATAAACACCTGCAGGCGGCATCGTCAGAGTCTTCATCACAGAAGGATTCTCCCTCGTCACCCAACGAGGCCCAACAGAGCCTGAACCAACAGCCTGAGGCCCAACAGAGCCTGAACCAACAGCCTGAGGCCCAACAGGGCCAGAACCAACAGCCTGAGGCCCAACAGGGCCAGAACCAGCAGCCTGCCCACCATGCAGCACAGGTGACAGATGAAGCCGTCCAGACTGCCTCGGTCTCGGAGGAGATGCAACAGAAAGCCCACTGCAAACTATACCGGGAGGCCTCCACCATGACCCGCACCCCCACTGCCACCCCCACCCATAGCAAGCAGGGCCAAGACGTGGAGGTCCAAGCAGTGGCTAACGTGTGCAGCCGGGCGGTCTCCACCAGCCCCAGCCTGTTTCCTCTGCCCCCGCCCTACAGGTCCACTGACAGAGGTGCTGCCCTGAGGGAGGAAGCAGCAGCTGAGAGCCTGTCTGTGGTCTACCAGGTGCCCCTCCACCAGATTCACATGGGCAGCAGTCCATCCTGCCCCCCGCCACCTAACTACACCGCAGGTCTCAGGTCCGGGTCAGAGCGATTGACCCTGGAGGCAGGGTCATGCTCCAGTCAGAGTGCCGGGGTGGTGCTCCATGCAGAGGAGGCGGTGGCGGCCCTCCATGCAGAGGTCGCCAGGCTGGGGGCCAAGCCTAAAGATCTGTCAGTCGGGGAGGCAGCAGCGCTATGCAACATCCAGCAGAGAGGAGCACTCCCGCCTCTGCAGCCCGTCTACCAGATCAACATCGAGCCGTGTGGCGGCCAAAACGAGCCGGTAGCTAAAGCGAATCATCACCAGCATCGAGGCGAGAAGGCAGTGGCAGACTCCCAATCCAAGCCCAATGCAGCAGAGAAACCAAAGGTGTCTAATGAAGCGCAGACCGTGCCAACGCAGCCTGCCAAGCCTCCCTCTGCTAAAGCTCCATCCCCCTTGTCGCCAACTGCCGCAAGCAAGACCAAATCCTCCGACAATAAGGCTGCTCCTCCTCCTTCGCAGTCAACTTCTTCCGTTACCAAGCCCAGCCAGGCCTCAACGACAACCTCCAAAAAAGCAGAGGACACTAAACCCAAGACGGCAGTGAAAGCGGCGAAGGAGAGCATTGTTAAAGGGGTTGGGGGCGTTAAGGCTTTGTTGGGCAAGAAGAAGCAGGAGCAGCTGgagccggagaggaaggaaaaggaGGACGAAGACGAGGAGGGGAaacagaaaggagagaagagcGTGCACGATGTGCTGTGGGACGAGCAGGGGATGACCTGGGAGGTGTACGGTGCATCCGTTGACCCCGAGTCCCTTGGCTTTGCCATCCAGAGCCACCTGCAGTGTAAGATCAAAGAACAAGAGAAGAAGGTCGTGACCCAGTCATCACTCAGGAAGTCCATCTCAGTGCCGCCGGTGGTGCCAGACTCGCCCGCCGCCGTTGCCGTGGACGACGCCAACAGCAGGAAAAACAAGAGGAGACAGCAGAACGTTTTCAGGTCCATGCTGAAAAATGTCAGACGGCCCAAGTGCTGCGCGCACCCTCCCCCTACCGCCGTGCTGGAGTGA